The nucleotide window GCGACGATCGATTTGCCCACGGACTTCGCATAAGCGGCGACTTCGGCGAACATCACAGCCGCGCCGTTCGCGTCCTTGTCGCGCACGGAATCGGAGCCGAGGTAGCCGTAGCTTTCCTCGCCGCCGAAGATGAAAAAGCGCGAGTATTCCAAACGCAGCGCGCGCGTTTCCGCTTCCGAGAGGGAACGGTAGTCGCCGCCCTTTTTGTCCGCCGGGATGGCTTCCTCATACTTGCGGAGTTTTTCGGCGATGTATTTGAAACCGGTGAGGGTATCGACCAAGCCGATGCCGAAGCCGGTGGCGATCTCCGCCTGGAGTTCGGTGGTGACGTAGGTTTTGATGAGCACCGCGCGGTTGCGGGTGGTGTCGTTCAGCCAGCCGAGGTCGAAGGCGGTCTTCACGCGATACCACGCCATCAGTGAGCCGATCTGGTTGCCGGTCAGAAGCTGCATCTTGCCCGCATCATCGCGCACGGCCACGCCCATGCGGTCGCAGTCCGGGTCGGTGGCGATCACGATGGAGGCGTGCTCTTTCTCCGCGAGATCGATGGCCATTTTCAACGCCGAGGCGTTTTCCGGATTCGGCGAATCGACGGTCGGGAAACGCCCGTCCTGAATGTCCTGCTCCGGCACGGTGACGAGATCGAAGCCGAGGTCCTTCAGCATCGGCTCGATGATATGGCCACCAGTGCCGTGGAGGTTCGAGTAGACGACCTTGGTGGCTGTACCCTGCAGAAGTTGGGGCTGCATCAGCAGCGTCTTGAGGCGGGCGTGATAGAGCGCGTCGAACTCCGCGCCGAGGATGGTGAGCTTGCCGCGCTCGGATTCCGGCAGGGCGTCGTAACGCTCGCTGGCGATGGCGTTCACCTCGGTGATGATCGCGGTGGCGTGCGGTTCCACGATCTGGGCGCCGTCGTTGAAGTAGGCTTTGAAGCCGTTGTCGGTGGAAGGGTTGTGGCTGGCGGTCAGCACCACGCCGGCATCGGCGCGCAGCTCGCGGATGGCGAAGGACAGCTCCGGGGTGGAGCGGGGGCCCTCGAAGAGATAAGCGTCACAGCCGAAGTCGTTCGACACCTTCGCGCAGAACTCGGCGAAATCGCGGGAGAAGTGGCGGGTGTCGTGGGCGAAGACCAGCACCGGCTTGCGGTCCGCACCGGCGAAGCGCTTGGCGTAGGTGATCAGTCCGCGGACGGCGCGGCCGACGTTGAAGAAGTTCATCGTGGCGGTGCCGGTGCAGGGATATTCCGGGCGGTCGTTCGGGCCGCCCTTGCCCTGCTCGGCGGTGGTCACCACCTTGCCGATGGTCCGGCCGCGCAGGCCGCCGGTACCGAAGGCGAGGGTTTTGAAAAAGCGGTCGTTGAGTTCCGTCCACTCGCCCTTTTCCACCAGTTCCGTCACGGAGCGCAGGGCCACGTTCCCGGTAGCCCCGGCAAGGAGGGCTTCGATGTTGGTTTTGGCGGAGGCGAGAAGGTCGCCAGCAGCCACGGCCGATTCCAATTGTGCGGTGAGAGCGCTCATTCGCGCCCAGCATAGGACCGGCTCCGCTCAAATGGCAATGCCCGTGACAGAGGTAGGTCACCCGCTCCGGGAGTGAAATCCAACGGCGGAAGAAGACCCGCGATCGCGTGGCCGGAAACCGGGTGTCATGATTGACAAGATATCGGTTCCCGGATTGCTTAAGACATCCGAATGAAGGCTCTCCGCAAACTCACATATCCTGTGCTCGCCGCCGCTGGTTTTGTCTTGGCCGGGCAGACCGAGGCTGCGCTTGTTCTGGTGATCGACGTCAGCAACCCCGCCGCAGTGACCATCACGTCGACCTCGGCCAATTCCCAAACGAACTCGTCCCTGAACATCGGCTCGGACGGCATCACCATCCAGAATTTCTTCACCAGTGCGGCGAACTACGCCAGTTCCACGGCAGTGGTCGGCAACCTCGCTCCGACGGGGAGTGGATTCACCTACGCCCAATTGGGTACGTTCAACTTCGAGGCGAACAACGGCAATTTCACGGCTGGCAACGACCTGAGCATTTATGCCACAGGAGCTACGACGGCTGGATCGCAGGTGTTTTCCACCAGCACGCGGGCGTTCAATGGTGTTGCGATAGTCGATTTTTCCTCCACGCCAGGCGCGCTCCCGACAGCCGGGACCACCGGCAACGTCTACAGCGGCTATTTCCAGAGCGGAACCACCGGGCATGGACTGCTCATCGGGACTTTCCAAGTGGTTCCCGAGCCATCCCCGTTGCTGATTTGCGCTCTTGGATTGACCGTCGCCTGCGGAAAGCGCCGCCGCTGATTCGGGCGCGCTATTTCAGGCTGGATTGGGCGGGCGGTGGCATGCATGCAGGGCCGCCCATGCGAGACCTCCTCCACGCCGCCCTGAAGCGCCGCGCGCCGCTGCTCACTCCGGACACCGATGCGGTCCGGCTGGTGGATGCGGAGGGGGATGGGTTCCCGGATGTCTATCTGGAGACCTTCGCGGACCGCTGGCTGGTGTCCACGGCCCATGGCGGATTCCCGCGCGGGTTCGAGCGTCCGGACAAGGCGGTGTATTGGAAGCGCCTCGACCAGCATCAGAAGGAGGCGCCGGTTCACATGTCCGGTCCGTCCGTGGATGAGCCGTTCCTGATCCGGGAAAACGGGGCGGCCTTCGAGATCTCGTTCCAGTCCGGCTATTCGCAGGGGATCTTCCTCGACCAGCGCGACAATCGTGCCGAGGTCCGCCGCCGGATGCAGCCAGGCTTGCGCCTGCTGAATACCTTCGCCTACACCGGTGCCTTCTCGGTGGCTGCGGCGCTCGGTGGTGCGGAGACGACCACGCTGGATCTGTCCCAGCCGTACCTCGATTGGGCGAAGCGGAACTTCACTCACAACGGCCTTGATCCCGCAGGGCATCATTTCTGCAAGGGCGATACCTTCCACTGGTTGAAGCGCTTCGCGAAACAGGGCCGTCAGTTCGATGCCATCGTGCTCGATCCGCCGACATTCTCGCGTGACGAGAAAGGCAAGGTCTTCCGGGTGGAAACGGATTACGGCGAGCTGGCGAGCCTCGCCATGGCCTGCCTCGCGCCGGGTGGTTGGCTGCTGTGCTGTACCAACTGCCGCAAGCTGGATGACTTCGGCTTCGACCGGCAGATCCTCGCCGCTTCACCAAAGCGCCTGAAACTCCGCCACTCTCCGATGCCCGCGGACTTCATCGGTGATCCGTACTTGAAGTCGGTGTGGGTGGAGGGGTGAGGGCCCAAGATTGAAAAGTGGGATTGCTGATGAACGATCTGATCGCTGCCGCTGACTCCGTCTATTCCTTCATCAATCGCACGGCTGAGGAGGTGGCGGAGGGGTATCGTTGGAAGACGGTCGATTACACCGACCAATTCCAGTATCACTTCAATGTCTTCAACGGGGTGGGAGGAATCCCTCTTTTTTTACGGGACTATTACCTGCTCACAGGCAACACGCGGGCGCTGGAACTAGCCGAGGGGGCGGTGGCATGGGGCATTTCGGATAGCCCCGAAGTTTGCAACCATCAGCGTGGAGTCCAGTTGGGTAAAACAGGAATCGCCTCCGTGTGCCTTCACCTGGATGGCCTGTCGGGATCAGGGATACTGCATCCGTTCTGCGAATCCAATGCGGCTCATCTCCTCAGCGAGCCGGTGGGGCCCATCACGGACCTGCTCAGCGGTGAATCGTCCAATGGGTGGTTTCTTCTCAAATTGTGGAGAAGAACCGGCGCGGCCGTGTATCTCGAAGGAGCCAGCCGCTGCGCGCGCTGGATTTCGGAACAATTGATTCGCGATGAGCTTGGGACGTATTGCCTCGTGAATCCGGACGGCTCCTGGGGGCGTATTCCCTATGCAGGCCTGAGTCACGGCATCGCGGGTGTGGCTCATTTCTTCGCGTTGCTTTTCCAAGCGACCGGCGACGGGACGTGGAAGATGCTCGCTCACGAGTTGTTGGAAACTCTGGTTCGTCACGCGATCCCCGATCACGGTGGATTGAACTGGAGTATCAAGCTGGGGGAAAAGGAATTGGTCCGGTGTCAGCACAGCCACGGGGCATCCGGGATCGGTGTGGTGTTCGCAAAGGCTTCGGCGGCTATCGGGGACTTCGACTTGTTGGAAATCGCGGCCAAGGCGGGAGAGGCGGCATACCAATACGGGGATTTCCGCAACAATCCAACGCTATGCACGGGATTGGCCGGCAGTGGCGAATTGTTCGTGGAACTCTTCAAGTTTACCGGGGATGAAATGTGGTGGGATCGTGCCAAGGAGTTCTCGCGGTTGGCCATAGGTTACAAGGCCTCGTTGCCGGAGGGGGACTGCTGGCCCACCGATACCGCGGGTCTTTATTCCGCGGACTACGCTTATGGCGCTTCCGGCACCGGGCATTTTTTCCTGCGAACCCTGCGTCCGCTGGAGTTTGAGATGCCGCTGCTTTGACGTCGGCGTGGGTGGAGGCGTGATGCGAAGGAGTTGAGCCTTTAGGCGAGGAAGGTCTTGAGGGGGAGGCGGAAGCTCTGGAGATTTTAACCGTAAGAAGGCGCAGAGTTCGCAAAAAGGAAGAGTTCCGTTCGCAAGGTTCGTAGTTCCTCCTTCAGGAGGGCGTCTTGAGGTTCGCTGCTCCTTCCGGTGACAAGATCGAACGGCTTCGATCGCGACATCACACGGGCTGCGCGGGTTTTGCCGCAGTGAAGGGAACCGACGTTCTCCCCGCCCTCCTGAAGGAGGAACTACGTGCAAAGAAAACGGCCGGGCGTCCGTGAGGAGTCCCGGCCGTTGGCGAGAAGCGCATGTTACGCGAAGTAAGCCACGCCCGCCTTGAACAGCGGCTGGTGCTTGTCGCCCGGGATGTTGCGGGCGACTTCGATGCCGCGGCGCTCGGTGTGGCCCATCTTGCCGAAGACCCGGCCGCAGGGGCTGGTGATGCCTTCGATGGCATACATGGAACCGTTCGGAGTGACGGTGATGTCCATCGACGGATTGCCGTGCTCGTCGCAGTACTGCGTGGCGATCTGG belongs to Luteolibacter ambystomatis and includes:
- a CDS encoding class I SAM-dependent rRNA methyltransferase, with the protein product MRDLLHAALKRRAPLLTPDTDAVRLVDAEGDGFPDVYLETFADRWLVSTAHGGFPRGFERPDKAVYWKRLDQHQKEAPVHMSGPSVDEPFLIRENGAAFEISFQSGYSQGIFLDQRDNRAEVRRRMQPGLRLLNTFAYTGAFSVAAALGGAETTTLDLSQPYLDWAKRNFTHNGLDPAGHHFCKGDTFHWLKRFAKQGRQFDAIVLDPPTFSRDEKGKVFRVETDYGELASLAMACLAPGGWLLCCTNCRKLDDFGFDRQILAASPKRLKLRHSPMPADFIGDPYLKSVWVEG
- a CDS encoding phospho-sugar mutase; its protein translation is MSALTAQLESAVAAGDLLASAKTNIEALLAGATGNVALRSVTELVEKGEWTELNDRFFKTLAFGTGGLRGRTIGKVVTTAEQGKGGPNDRPEYPCTGTATMNFFNVGRAVRGLITYAKRFAGADRKPVLVFAHDTRHFSRDFAEFCAKVSNDFGCDAYLFEGPRSTPELSFAIRELRADAGVVLTASHNPSTDNGFKAYFNDGAQIVEPHATAIITEVNAIASERYDALPESERGKLTILGAEFDALYHARLKTLLMQPQLLQGTATKVVYSNLHGTGGHIIEPMLKDLGFDLVTVPEQDIQDGRFPTVDSPNPENASALKMAIDLAEKEHASIVIATDPDCDRMGVAVRDDAGKMQLLTGNQIGSLMAWYRVKTAFDLGWLNDTTRNRAVLIKTYVTTELQAEIATGFGIGLVDTLTGFKYIAEKLRKYEEAIPADKKGGDYRSLSEAETRALRLEYSRFFIFGGEESYGYLGSDSVRDKDANGAAVMFAEVAAYAKSVGKSIVALLDEIYTQYGYHLERGKSLVMEGADGAAKIQALATSYSTNPPQTADGVKVAKVRDFATHDLFDQEGDALPKEKMIFVDLEDGRSFAVRPSGTEPKIKFYLFGKAAPGGDLAEAKAKVASGLDSLWKWIEDDSKTR
- a CDS encoding lanthionine synthetase LanC family protein, with the protein product MNDLIAAADSVYSFINRTAEEVAEGYRWKTVDYTDQFQYHFNVFNGVGGIPLFLRDYYLLTGNTRALELAEGAVAWGISDSPEVCNHQRGVQLGKTGIASVCLHLDGLSGSGILHPFCESNAAHLLSEPVGPITDLLSGESSNGWFLLKLWRRTGAAVYLEGASRCARWISEQLIRDELGTYCLVNPDGSWGRIPYAGLSHGIAGVAHFFALLFQATGDGTWKMLAHELLETLVRHAIPDHGGLNWSIKLGEKELVRCQHSHGASGIGVVFAKASAAIGDFDLLEIAAKAGEAAYQYGDFRNNPTLCTGLAGSGELFVELFKFTGDEMWWDRAKEFSRLAIGYKASLPEGDCWPTDTAGLYSADYAYGASGTGHFFLRTLRPLEFEMPLL